The segment ACTGAGCCGCCTCCTGAAAGTTTAACATCATACTTCTTGGCGTCTCCTCCTTTTGTGGCAGGACCTTGGGAGGTATTAAACTCTCCGGTTCCTGTAAATGGTCAAATCCTGCAGAGGCTAAAGCATTACCTCCGCTGTTTAAGTCCGGTTGTACAAATGTAGCAGCAGGTCTGCTGAGTGTATCTGCCATACTACAAGCTTCCCCATGTAGAGATTGTAGCGATGATTCTTTAGCAAACGGCTCACTTGCAACAGAAGTAGAGAGATCTGAGTGACGACCAATGGTATGTTTGGTCTTTTTCTGCGCTGGTTTCAAGGACTTCTGCTCGTTATCAGGAGTTGAAACAACATTAAGAAGAGTCTCCATATTTGATTTCTCTGACTCAAAGGTCTTCTGCTCGGTATCAGCAACTGGAACACCACTGAACCGCTTCATCTTTGACTTGGAGGTTTTCTGCTCAGTACCCGGATTTGCATCTTTATCTACCATCAAATCCTTCATGTTAGCCAGCTGCATCTTGTAAGCATTTTCATCATGAAACACTGAGATTCTGAACTTGGAAAAGAACCACTCAAAGAGACCCATATTCTCAGTCTCTTCCGACCACTTGTAATCCATAGCAAGCAGCTTCAGTTTAGATACCAAATCAGAAGGAGACGTGTTTGCTAGATCGTCTTTCACAGAAGCATTGTCAACCTCGCTGACAAACTTCCTAAACCATTCTTTCCTAAACCTCCTCCTGCTTCTAACTGAAACAACGGATGGAGAACCAACGAACTCACGACTGTCTTTCACACTCAAACTCGTCTTAACCTCGCCGTGTAGCTGGTCAATTGGTATCTGCTTATGCCCACAGAAAGAATAAAAAGCTGATAACCTACTCTGCATAACAGTCAGCTCAAGTATCCCACCACTCGAAACACATCTCGCCAGATTCTTCAGCTGACTGACAAACTCTCTCGTCTCCATTCCATCTACAGAGAATCCACGCAGTATCAAAGGCTTTGCCTTCATAGCTGCCACCGGCACCACTCCGTTCCTTTCAGCAACGCAAGAACAAGTCATCTCAAGTTTCAAAGCGTTTCCCAACAAGCTCATAGCTTTCTCCACCGCGACGAAAAACCCCACATCCTCTCTTTGATTCACCATCTCCTCAAAGCTCTCCTTGAAAGGCTTCAACTTAGAAAGTGCGCACCGAGAAACAAGCTGGCTCTGACCACCAAGATATCTAACCATGACACTCTCCTCCTCTTTGAAACCAACAACTTCCCCTGGCCACCATTTCTTGGATTTATTCATCGCCCATACAAGATTCCCAACCAGACACTCCTCCTGAGCCTGGTTTTCATTCTCATTCGGACAGCTTTTACTAGATTCCAAGACATTGTCGGAACTAGTCCCAGTTAAAGAGCTGCTAAAATCAACAACAAGTGATATGTCTCCCCCGGAGACATCAATCTTCCTCACTTCATCATCACCACCTCCTTGGGCTGAACCCTCATCATCTTCTCCCATTGTTACCTCCGTCACCGGAACTTGAGAGTCTACAGCCATTGGATTAGATTTTTTTAGGATTTTCTCCAATTTCTTCATCCCTGCTTTCACCTgccagaaattaaaaaaaaaactttttttgcaTCAAGAGACCATATTGCTCACATTTGATCAACGGGAAAAATCcccaaaattataaaaaaagaaaattgaatcAGGATGATCAAAATCAATtcgattttttattatatgaaaaaaaactaGCAGAAGACAAGGGTTGCAACAAAAAGGAAACCTTGGTTTTAGTTTTGTTGGGGGTTAAGATGTTTCTTGTTtcaagcaatgttgattcacgCTGCTACGAAAATTGAGTGTGTGGTGGTGATAGTGAGCGTTGAGAGTCTTAAGACGGAAGAAGAGAAGTATACCAAAGGTATTTTGTACGATCTTCGACTACCACTGAGTCGGAGAATATTCAACTCAAACCGGAAATTTATTATCAAAACCATCTTAACAGCAAACCTGAGATCCTCCAACTCAAACCCGACCAAGCCGACCAATCATCTCTTTAAAGCAGTGTTCTAAAAAGCCGTCTAGGCAGCCGCCTAGGGCGCTAGGCGTTACAGGATCGTGGCGATTACTTTTTAAACCgcctaaataattataatattgtaataataaataatatataatttattattcataaattataataattaatatatttgtaatatatattattatgaaaataattttatcatatataaataataatttttactattattaaatataaaaaatattacatatatttaatatattgctataatttataaacgtcTAGACCGCTTAGCTAATAATCTAAGCGTCCGCTTAGTCGTTCTAGGCGCTAGGCGTTAGGTGACCGCCCGCTTAGCGCCTAGCGCTTTCTTGAACACTGCTTTAAAGTATACCGGGCATAAATCACTaattcttttttataaatttgattttgaaCAAGAAAGCACTGGACAGtaatttttctaagaaaaattGCTAGTCATAGAGATATTTTCATTCcagtgagaaaaagaaaagagaaaaagaaaaagtttgaTCTATTTTTTCTCCGGCGCGGCCAGCGCGTGTGCGTCCGTGCCGGAGTAGTGTTTGTTTGAGTCATTCTGTTCTCCTTCGCTCCCTCTCCGCTGCTTTGCAAATGATTGCTTTGTCCGAGCTCTGGTCCCGATACTAACCCAAACGGTGGTTCGGTTTTGGAGTAACGACGCGGTCATCTTGAGGTCTGTGGCGGAGTGAGAGCGGTTTGCTTGTTCAGTGGTGGTGTTCTCCGGGAGGTGGAAGCTCATGCAGTTCCACAATCGTCGGTTCTAGCTACCGGGAAGGGAGTCTCCGTCAGATTCGCCTTCGCCGGCTTTTGGTAACAAAGAGCGGAGGCTAGCAAAGCTCTGCGCTGCCGCATCTGGAACCCGGGTTCTTTGGGTTAAAGTTTTTAGGTTCGATTTGTTTCAAGTCCGGTGAGTTTTCCGTTAAGGTGGGGTTGGTCATGGCAGATGAGACGTCGATAGACGAGCAAGCTCTCCGGTGAAGTTACGAGTTGCAAGGAAAAAGGGGTTTCCGGTTCGCGGGTATAGGGTTTGATGTGGTTCAAAGCCGGAGGAGAGCTAGAGGTTCGATCAAACTCTCCGCAGTGAAGACAGTGCGATAAGAACGGTGTTTGGTGTGTTAGAGGCTCGACGATTTATGAGCTCCGACGAAAGAGGATCTCGAGGGTGTTAGTTCCGGCGACGGTGAAGCGGATGAGGTTGAGTTGAGACAGAAACGACGCGATCCGCGTTGATGGAGCAGATCTCGCCACGTGGCGAGTCAATCTCCTTGACCTAATCTCCATTTGGGTCGCGAGAAGGATTTGGATGTGGTGGGCCGAAGACTcgtttgatttttattatagcCTGTAATCTTGTTGGGCtcttgttgtttttttgttgtaatttgGCTTCTGTTAATGTCTAGGCCAGGCCCGTTTCTAATATATTTCTctttgatggaaaaaaaaaattgctagTTCTAAACTGGATCGGAACAAGCTTATCCGGTTAAGATGGGGTGGAATTTTAATCTACACTTCTAGTGATAAAGCCCACATATATTGACCCAAACCAATCAATATGGGATGTTGCATGAGGTCTACTAAGAGCATTTACAGTTCAACtccatgatttattttaaaatagagtttacTGTTACAAATCTTCTGACcctattctattttaatatattaaacatgGATTTATTTCATGAATAGAGTAACCATTTTTGAGGAAAAATAGAGTTGTATTGAAAATGTTCTAACATTTTCTAAGTTAATCTAGATAGTATGacatgtaaataaaataaagttgatTACACTATGAGCATTTATAAAAAGATTATTTATTATGAACTCTGcaaaactctatatttgaagtttcaaagttttatcttcaaaaacaaaacttcattcataatttcaaaattaggtgtattttacattttttgtcaGCGTGTATAAACTTCTATAATCTAAGAATATAACATAGGAATTGATATATTTGTACATTTTAGTGTGTAGTTAATTGGTAAATCtaggaatatttttttatctgtatttctaatttaataagataaatacatgGTCGTCAGATTCAAGAAATCTGATTTATTACAAACAATACACGATAGAAATTAGTTACAAAGAAATAAAGTATACATTTTATATAGGATAATTCTCTCaaataacactttttaaaatttgtatcataaaatagcattcaaaaaataaaatgacaaaaataacacttttttgttttgaaaattttaattttaatgtttttatttttacaaatttgaatATATTCCTAAAAccccaccccttaactctaagcCATAagttttagattaattaactcaaggattataaatgcatatttacccttcaataaagCTTCTTTTAATCATTTTCCTCCTTGTGATgttatttgtgacaaaaacttggtttggtgctattctgatctttttctcttttataaattaatattcgataaattagtagattgataaattaataaagttaTACAGTTTTGAGTAAGATAAAAAtatcactttttaagtttttgtcataaaaataacactcaaaaaataaaataaccaaaatagctcttttgttttgaaaattttaattttaataaaattccaCCCGTTAACTTTAAACCCTAagtcttaaattaattaatccaatgattataaatacatatttacccttaataaaaaaaattggtcctTTTTCtccttgtgatgctattttATGACAAACGTTTGGTTTAGTGTTATTTTAGTCTTTTTCTTTAAGATCaattcaaaatatgacataaatcgataaatttgataaactaataaaattatatgatttgaataaaaccaattcaaaatatgacataaattgataaaattaataatttatgtatatagtTTATACAAGTACAAACAAAAAtcgatttattttatattcacaataaaattcatctatgttttaaattttaatatatttttcataacatatataaaagtatatctaaaacaatatttaagttttatgaaACATATTTCATAGAtatcaataatataataaaataagaagagtcaatttcttaaaatttaattaatgtatacaacataaatctaaaaatattgtaaattaataaattactttaatattcacattattaaatttttatagaGTTTTACTATACAAATGTAACATAGCAACAAATGCAGTTAGTTATAATTTAATTCAATTCCGATTAATGAAGAGTCAAATCAATGTTTAATATTGCCAACTAGTATTAAAAGATCCGAAGAAGTAATCTTCTATCTATATATCTACCGCCACCGAACtctacataaataaaaaagcgTGACTTTCTTACGTTAATCACAATTTCATCAAATTAAATAGATACTTTCCTCACCTAATCAAATCTCTCTCTACAAAAGTAAAGTCAAAACTTTCTCTCTCGTCTCATACAACAATATGGAGAAAGATTCTTGGGCAGATCTGTGGGACAACAATCAATCGACGGCGAAAACAACCGACGACGGTAAAAGCCGCGGCGGTGGTGGCGGTGGTGCGTCTGGTAAATACAAAGAGAAGATGGAGGCTGGACTAGGGAAGACGAAAGCGGCGGCGAGTTCGGGGTTTAAGAAAGTGAAGGCGGGAACGTCGTTGGGTCTTAGCTGGGTCAAAGACAAGTATGCCAAAACCACCGCCAAGAAGAATTGATTTCTTTTGCGTTTCGCTTTCCCATTAagtaataaaagtttttttgtaTAATCGAACAGATCTGGTTGATATcgaatattatttgttttggattCTTCTTGTGATGTGTTGGACAGATTAGGTTTGTTTGATCATGTGAAGAAGATTCACCAAGTATATTtcaaaatcttttttctttaattttactataaagttataaaattaaaaaaaaaatgttcttcgATTGGTGTGCCAGATCCCTTTGCTTCCTAATTaaagtttagttttattttacgAGAAAAAATCACACTTCCTCGACTTATCATTTGATGCCGTGATAATAttatacacaattaaataaaaatattattaattatctaTGTGAACATAATTTAATcagtaataaaataatacaatataacACAGATAAATTCACACTGTAAGCTGAAaagataatttaaatttaaaaaaattaaaacaatttaaattcaAACATTTTATATCCTATCACCAAATGTAtaaaatctagttattatttatataagcCTATATTTAACCTATTCTACAGATAAAATGCAACGCACGTttcagaaaataattaaaaaaatttaaatcccttaattaaaaaattaaaatacactTATTTAAAGTACAGCTATAacacattaaaaaaaaggaGAGTCTATCTAGTCAAAATCAGAACGAAACTCTATTCACCAACCAACACAAAAGAAATAAGCCAGAGTATGGCGATTACGGTGCCGAGACGTCAGCTCTTCATCGGCGGTAAATGGACCGATCCCGTTCGCCGGAATACACTCCCTGTTGTCAATCCCGCCACCGAGGACATCATCGGTACTTTTTCTTCTCCATCAACTCTCATTTAtgatctcttttgtttttatttctgttaTTCTCACTGGATCCAAGCATGAATTCGCGAGTTTTGATTCAATAAGCTGAAATTAGTAGTACGATAATGTATACTCAAGAGAGATTTGAACTTCGTCTGCTTATTTAGATGATCGGGAATGCAAAATCCTTATCTAGATCTTTGGAGGACCTAACAGATCTCCCTCTTATGCTTTTGGTGGTGTTTTGTTTAGGTTATATTCCAGCTGCAACTTCTGAGGATGTGGAGCTCGCGGTGGTAGCTGCTAGGGAAGCATTTACTAGGAACAAAGGAAAGGATTGGTCACGAGCATCCGGGGCTGTTCGTGCCAGATACTTACGTGCTATTGCAGCTAAGGTATTGATGATCTATCTTGCATTCTTTGTTACCTAGCTGATATATCATCTATATCTAGGTAACGGAGAGGAAGTCTGAACTAGCTAATCTCGAGGCTATTGATTGCGGTAAACCTCTAGATGAAGCAGCATGGGACGTGGTATTCTCGCTTTTTCCTCTTTGTGAACGTTTTTTGTGGTTTTTAGATGTTACGCTTACACATGGTTGGCTTTGTAACCTTTTTGCAGGATGATGTGGCTGGATGTTTTGAGTATTATGCTGACCTAGCTGAAGGCTTGGATGCGAAGCAGAAGgctcctctttctcttccgtTAGATACTTTTAAGGGATACGTTCTCAAGGAACCCCTTGGTGTAGTTGGGCTCATTACTCCTTGGTATGTCGCTATGTCATGTTCCTAAAACTACTCTTATGGTGTGACAAACCCCTCAAATTATTGTTATATATGTGAAGTTAATCTTTTTTACATATAAGTGCTCTTTCTTCTTTCTATACAATATGTAAAAGAACGACACCACGTATTACGCAGCTAATAATCTAATATTTGCATTGAAGGAATTATCCGTTACTGATGGCTGTCTGGAAAGTCGCTCCTGCACTTGCTGCTGGGTGCACGGCAATACTGAAACCTTCAGAGTTGGCCTCCGTGTGCGTATTTTATTTCTGTTGACACCATAGTTAACCTTCTATTGGTTCATGAACCCGCCAATCTAATATGGTTTTACTTCAGGACATGTTTGGAGCTCGCTGATATTTGCCGCGAAGTGGGTCTGCCACCCGGTGTTCTTAATATTCTTACTGGTTTAGGAACTGAAGCAGGTGCTCCATTGGCAGCGCATCCAAACGTTGACAAGGTCTGATCATACTCAGTTTTATCTTTACGAGTATCCAGAAAGTCGAACAATTGGGGATAGAGCATTTATACTTTCGATTTTTCTGGTTAGTTTAAGTATTGATATTCTAGACTTAACCAGATTGTGTTCACTGGAAGCACGGCAACTGGAAGCAACATTATGACTTCTGCTGCCAAACTGGTCAAAGTAAGTCCAAGTGTCCTTGTTGCTTTTTCCAtgtatctatcttttttttacCTATATTTTCCGGGTCCGAGTGTGAATCTTCTACTTTTTTAATTCCACAGCCTGTTTCCTTGGAGCTTGGGGGTAAAAGCCCTATCATTGTCTTTGAGGATGTTGACATTGACAAAGGTTAGTGCGTTTGGAACCTTAAGAGAATCATGCTATATGTATTCTTAACTATTGGTTCAATTAGTGACGACATTTTTGTTCTAATCAGCTGTGGAGTGGACTATGTTTGGTTGTTTCTGGACTAATGGTCAGATTTGCAGTGCGACATCTCGACTTCTTGTGCATGTAAGTGATCATAGAATCTACAGTAGTCTCTGATTACAAATATTTCACCTAATTGTATATGATATGTGATATATATCCTTAAAACCCACATAGCTGCTCTATAGAAGCACTATGATGTTTGCAATAAAATTAAAGGTTTGCTATGTGAATTGAATTATCGACTTTCTCAAATCCTGAAATAAGCACCAAATATTAAGACATTTCTTAACCTTTCCTTTACATGAAACCTGCAATGGAAAGATTAATACACAGTTCAGTAGGGtttcttttttccattttctggGGTAAGATTGCTCATCAGCTATTCAAATAGAATTTGGATTAGTATTAGTGATTGTAAAACCTTGAAAACCACTGTTAAAAGTAAGTAGGATAGAGAAGCATCGCTATACGTCTAGTAATGTTGTTTTGATGAAAAGAAAATTCTTATGAAATGCCAGGAAAAGATTGCTGACGAATTTTTGCGCAAGTTGGTAAAGTGGACAAAGAACATTAAGATTTCAGATCCTTTTGAAGAAGGCTGTAGGCTTGGTCCTGTTGTCAGCAAAGGACAGGTAATATAACTAAACGCAAATTGATATTCTCAAGAACTAGAACTTCATTCCCCTCGAAACCTTCTTATCTATCAATTGGGGTAGTCAAGACTCAAGAACGACTTTTAGCTAAGTCATACATCTTAAACTCGTGCAGTACGAGAGAGTAGTGAAGTTTGTATCAAACGCTAGGAAGGAAGGTGCAACTGTCCTCTGCGGAGGAGCTCGTCCTGAGGTACATGAAAGATCTAGACAAGCCTGGGCTGTATGTTTAAGATACTATTAGCAGTTAAAATTTGGTTTGTTTATTTCTGCAGCATCTGAAGAAGGGGTATTTTGTTGAACCTGCTATAATATCAAATGTGACTACTTCAATGGAAATCTGGAGAGACGAAGTTTTTGGTCCTGTTCTCTGTGTTAAAACATTCTCCACTGAGGATGAGGCAATACAGCTGGCAAATGACTCCCAGTgagtttaagtttttttcttcttctcatgaACAAGAAACTCCACTGATAAATGTATAACATTGTATGCCCGACTTTACTGTATGTGCAGATATGGATTAGCAGGCGCTGTATTATCAAATGATCTGGAGAGGTGTGATCGCGTTAGTAAGGTATCTAATTTACTATTAGTAGAAAAAAAGAGTAACTGCACGCATCTAATGATTAGATTTCATCTCTTCAGTTTTGAATCGTGAACATTGTGTTTTCAGGCATTCGAGGCGGGTATTGTGTGGGTCAACTGCTCTCAGCCATGTTTCTGTCAGGCTCCATGGGGTGGAACCAAACGCAGTGGTTTTGGCCGTGAACTAGGAGAATGGTAAGTTTCTTTATTATTAGTATACCTACAAATATATTTACCAAAACCATAAAAAGAATCTCCAACAGATTGATTCGTCCATGGTAACTTGACCTTTTAAGTCCCAAAAATTGACCAATTTGTTCGTCGTTGATATTGAATTGAAACAATATTTGCTTTATTGTTTTGGTATTTGGTGTTGAATTGAAACATATTTGCTTTATTACAGGGGACTTGAGAACTACTTGAGTGTGAAGCAGGTGACACAGTATATCTCTAATGAACCATGGGGATGGTACAAACCTCCTTCCAAGCTTTGAGTCAAAAACACTATACTTCCTAATGTTTCCTTGAAAGATATAATAATTGGGTTTATACCAAGATAAGCAAGAGATCTTTCTGTAACAGATATTATTATTGTGTTTGTCATAAGTTGCATACAACTGGCATCAGAAATCAAAGCGAAAAATTTCTACACAGCCTACTGTGACTTCAAAAGCACAGTGGTTGTGCAATCTGCATTTTAATATCAGATACCTGCAGATTGTGTGGATATGTACCAGTGACTGGTGCGAAAGGACCAAACTCATAACCTCTTGGACCATGTCTTGATACATGAACATCAATGCTCTTGTCATAATAACTCTGCCACTGCATGTTTTTGTCATCTACAGCCTCCTCTGTAACATTTTCTTTGGTTTTAGTTCTATTGACATTGACGTTTCTGAGATCAGTTCCGAAAACTCTTTCCTTGGTTTCGGCTTGCATCAAATCGCTGCTGAATGTGAAAGTAGGCCCACCGTTGTATTCTAACCATTTGAAAGCTGGTTTTCTAGAATCTAATGTGTGAGCCTGTCACCAGAGAGAATAGATGGTTAGACTAGTTTACATCTACAGATCATAGTTTAGATGGTTCATGTATATAGTTTTAGTTTACCTTCTCAATGAGATTCAATGATGACAAGACATTCGCAATATCATAAAGCCGCCTCAGCCTCACTTTTGCTGCAGAAAAGATACCAACGTTTCAACACTCATTCATCAGCATATATCTCAAGTGAGTGTGCAACATAAGGGTCTAAAAGTCGCAAGACGAGGACAATTACTTCTCATTATTGATGTGTTGTGGGCATCTACAAGCAGTAATTTTGTAGCCTCGTCAAGGGAGGAGACGATCCTAGCCTAAACAGTAGACGCACATCCAAAGATACAACTCAAGCAGCTCTA is part of the Raphanus sativus cultivar WK10039 chromosome 5, ASM80110v3, whole genome shotgun sequence genome and harbors:
- the LOC108856964 gene encoding serine/threonine-protein kinase ATM, with amino-acid sequence MKKLEKILKKSNPMAVDSQVPVTEVTMGEDDEGSAQGGGDDEVRKIDVSGGDISLVVDFSSSLTGTSSDNVLESSKSCPNENENQAQEECLVGNLVWAMNKSKKWWPGEVVGFKEEESVMVRYLGGQSQLVSRCALSKLKPFKESFEEMVNQREDVGFFVAVEKAMSLLGNALKLEMTCSCVAERNGVVPVAAMKAKPLILRGFSVDGMETREFVSQLKNLARCVSSGGILELTVMQSRLSAFYSFCGHKQIPIDQLHGEVKTSLSVKDSREFVGSPSVVSVRSRRRFRKEWFRKFVSEVDNASVKDDLANTSPSDLVSKLKLLAMDYKWSEETENMGLFEWFFSKFRISVFHDENAYKMQLANMKDLMVDKDANPGTEQKTSKSKMKRFSGVPVADTEQKTFESEKSNMETLLNVVSTPDNEQKSLKPAQKKTKHTIGRHSDLSTSVASEPFAKESSLQSLHGEACSMADTLSRPAATFVQPDLNSGGNALASAGFDHLQEPESLIPPKVLPQKEETPRSMMLNFQEAAQCSNFTSADLFSNVITSSEKKKRGRKRKNPIVGDGTSGIPDLNGIATEPASLLPQRRRRLKKEELPNGLTRGITILLLKFSSKVSMPSRDDLTSTFSAFGPLDASETHVSEEEFSGAQVAFVSSGDAVEAVKSLEKANPFGETLVSFRLQQKLISAQRNIAPPRMPVVSHRELNDKPTSVDSVKQNLLMMTAMLEKSGDRLSRETKAKLKSEVTELLEKVSSMPCSSSSSSSSSSSSA
- the LOC108856312 gene encoding aminoaldehyde dehydrogenase ALDH10A9, peroxisomal, coding for MAITVPRRQLFIGGKWTDPVRRNTLPVVNPATEDIIGYIPAATSEDVELAVVAAREAFTRNKGKDWSRASGAVRARYLRAIAAKVTERKSELANLEAIDCGKPLDEAAWDVDDVAGCFEYYADLAEGLDAKQKAPLSLPLDTFKGYVLKEPLGVVGLITPWNYPLLMAVWKVAPALAAGCTAILKPSELASVTCLELADICREVGLPPGVLNILTGLGTEAGAPLAAHPNVDKIVFTGSTATGSNIMTSAAKLVKPVSLELGGKSPIIVFEDVDIDKAVEWTMFGCFWTNGQICSATSRLLVHEKIADEFLRKLVKWTKNIKISDPFEEGCRLGPVVSKGQYERVVKFVSNARKEGATVLCGGARPEHLKKGYFVEPAIISNVTTSMEIWRDEVFGPVLCVKTFSTEDEAIQLANDSQYGLAGAVLSNDLERCDRVSKAFEAGIVWVNCSQPCFCQAPWGGTKRSGFGRELGEWGLENYLSVKQVTQYISNEPWGWYKPPSKL
- the LOC108859292 gene encoding uncharacterized protein LOC108859292, with product MEKDSWADLWDNNQSTAKTTDDGKSRGGGGGGASGKYKEKMEAGLGKTKAAASSGFKKVKAGTSLGLSWVKDKYAKTTAKKN